A single region of the Octopus bimaculoides isolate UCB-OBI-ISO-001 chromosome 6, ASM119413v2, whole genome shotgun sequence genome encodes:
- the LOC106873678 gene encoding uncharacterized protein LOC106873678 — protein sequence MEVSQEDTAFLATLYAACDLFLMDDCFPLRKNSLSGNKDNNMATCLLATLARKGESAATSNKQNKAQVRGSNERDVLFNFRDNQFRQYFRMDPETFETLCSNLSPHILRENQTRGRKPVPLDRKVLMCLRFLGAKGESVRNIAKQFQVCESSASVILDSIIKGLNKLKTVVIKWPNHTEVEDIVQGFYNISAFPNVLGIMATTHISILSPKDHPEVYINRKKTHTMVLQTICDHNMKFTDCYTGWPGSVHDSVVLCESDIFHEIENNPTNFFIKEDIHLLGAAAYPLKKWLLTPFLDETCLVPDQQEYNKRLTETRLVTQQAFNLLRGRWCRLQFVGMTRTALIPNVIMACCVLHNFCLSTEEEFNDFLEEDQLPFDDGFPTPANTYEDDEVGKIKRDNVMIYISTN from the exons ATGGAAGTTTCTCAGGAAGATACGGCCTTTCTGGCTACATTGTATGCAGCATGCGATCTGTTTCTAATGGATGATTGTTTTCCTCTCAGGAAAAATAGCTTGTCTGGCAACAAGGATAATAATATGGCGACCTGCTTGCTGGCGACGTTAGCGAGAAAAGGTGAATCAGCCGCAACatctaacaaacaaaacaaagctcAAGTACGAGGTTCAAATGAAAGAGATGTGTTATTTAATTTTAGGGACAACCAATTCCGTCAATATTTTCGAATGGATCCGGAAACATTCGAAACACTATGTTCAAACCTATCGCCGCATATCTTGAGAGAGAATCAAACCCGAGGCAGGAAACCAGTTCCGTTGGACAGGAAG GTGCTGATGTGTTTGCGGTTTCTTGGTGCCAAAGGTGAATCAGTACGTAACATTGCAAAACAATTTCAAGTCTGTGAATCTTCTGCATCAGTTATTCTTGACAGCATAATCAAAggattaaacaaactgaaaacagTTGTTATCAAATGGCCAAACCATACTGAGGTTGAAGACATTGTCCAAGGTTTCTACAACATCAGTGCATTTCCAAATGTTCTTGGTATCATGGCTACTACACACATATCAATTCTCAGCCCAAAAGATCACCCTGAAGTATACATCAACCGTAAAAAGACTCATACAATGGTATTGCAGACAATCTGTGATCACAACATGAAGTTTACTGATTGTTACACTGGCTGGCCTGGTTCTGTCCATGATTCTGTTGTTTTGTGTGAATCAGATATATtccatgaaatagaaaataatccaacaaatttctttattaaaGAAGACATACACTTGCTTGGGGCTGCAGCATATCCACTGAAAAAATGGTTGTTGACCCCTTTCTTAGATGAAACTTGCCTCGTTCCAGATCAGCAAGAGTACAATAAAAGATTAACTGAAACTCGACTGGTTACACAACAAGCTTTTAATCTGCTCAGAGGTCGATGGTGTCGACTACAATTTGTTGGAATGACCCGCACTGCACTCATTCCAAATGTTATAATGGCTTGCTGTGTCTTACATAATTTCTGTCTTAGCACTGAAGAAGAGTTTAATGACTTTTTAGAAGAAGACCAACTTCCTTTTGATGATGGTTTTCCCACTCCTGCCAATACCTATGAAGATGATGAAGTTGGTAAGATTAAAAGAGacaatgtaatgatatatattagtACCAACTAA